A genomic stretch from Buchnera aphidicola (Brevicoryne brassicae) includes:
- the hisS gene encoding histidine--tRNA ligase — MHDYFPEQLKLWSYIENILKEVLTSYCYSEIRLPLLEKTQVFKRAIGNVTDVVEKEMYSFKDRKGNSLTLRPEGTVGCVRAIIQNGLLQTKKNHRFWYLGPMFRYERPQMGRYRQFYQLGAEVFGLNTEDIDLEIILLTNRLWKRIGIHLHVTLEINSIGSRIDRIQYKKALVFFLKKYEHLLDEDCKRRLHTNPLRILDSKNKEIQKILQDAPLLNEYIDATSQIYFKNLCNMISSHGIKYIHNPKLVRGLDYYNNTVFEWKSDKLGSQNTICAGGRYDSLFEDMGGENTPAIGFAIGIERLILLVKSLEVFSNIQEEVNIYIIFSEEKDKNSAVNLSEEIRNLYPKLKIFINFFNQNIKKQLKNAINTLARIAILIDNKKMKRGCFLMKDLKKRKEYYLSKSEIIVKIKDFFGK, encoded by the coding sequence ATGCATGACTACTTTCCAGAACAATTAAAATTATGGAGCTATATTGAAAATATTTTAAAAGAAGTATTAACTAGTTATTGTTATTCAGAAATTAGGTTACCTTTATTAGAAAAAACTCAAGTTTTTAAAAGAGCAATTGGAAATGTTACTGATGTAGTTGAAAAAGAAATGTATTCTTTTAAAGACCGAAAAGGTAATAGTTTAACTTTACGTCCAGAAGGAACTGTAGGATGTGTTCGAGCTATAATACAAAATGGTTTATTACAGACGAAAAAAAATCATAGATTTTGGTATCTTGGTCCTATGTTTCGATATGAAAGACCTCAAATGGGGAGATATCGTCAATTTTATCAATTAGGTGCTGAAGTATTTGGATTAAATACAGAAGATATTGATTTAGAAATCATTTTGTTAACAAATCGTTTATGGAAAAGAATTGGTATTCATTTACATGTGACATTAGAAATTAATTCAATTGGTTCCAGAATTGATCGAATACAATATAAAAAAGCATTGGTGTTTTTTCTAAAAAAGTATGAACATTTATTAGACGAAGATTGTAAAAGACGATTACATACTAATCCTTTAAGAATTTTAGATTCTAAAAATAAAGAAATTCAAAAAATATTACAAGATGCTCCATTATTGAACGAATATATTGATGCTACCTCACAAATTTATTTTAAAAATTTATGTAATATGATTAGTTCTCATGGAATAAAATATATACATAATCCAAAACTAGTAAGAGGATTAGATTACTATAATAACACTGTATTTGAATGGAAAAGCGATAAATTAGGTTCTCAAAATACTATTTGTGCAGGTGGACGATATGATTCTTTATTTGAAGACATGGGAGGAGAAAACACCCCTGCTATAGGATTTGCTATAGGAATAGAACGATTAATTTTATTAGTAAAATCACTTGAAGTTTTTTCTAATATTCAAGAAGAGGTTAATATTTATATTATTTTTTCAGAAGAAAAAGACAAAAATTCTGCTGTAAATTTATCTGAAGAAATAAGAAATTTATATCCAAAATTAAAAATATTTATTAATTTTTTTAATCAAAATATCAAAAAACAACTAAAAAATGCTATAAATACTTTAGCAAGAATTGCTATTTTAATTGATAATAAAAAAATGAAAAGAGGATGTTTTTTAATGAAAGATTTGAAAAAAAGAAAAGAATATTATCTTTCAAAAAGTGAAATAATTGTAAAAATTAAAGATTTTTTTGGAAAATAA
- the bioD gene encoding dethiobiotin synthase — MIKKFFITGTDTNIGKTFVSQILLKKATQNGYNTAGYKPVSSGCKKTSFGFLNNDALILKKNSSVILNYKEVNPIFFFENAPPHILSQIYNENIKIKHLSIGLKKIMKKSNWILIEGAGGWYTPLSYTNTFSDWVKKEKLIVIIVVGIKLGCINHAILTEKAILSEKLKCAGWIANNIMPEDKYNLYYIQTLLKYIKSPLLGVVPYLRNKDRINLKKIKIKLPK; from the coding sequence ATGATTAAAAAATTTTTTATTACTGGAACTGATACAAATATAGGAAAAACATTTGTAAGTCAAATCTTATTAAAAAAAGCTACTCAAAATGGATATAACACAGCTGGATATAAACCAGTATCTTCTGGATGTAAAAAAACATCATTTGGTTTTTTAAATAATGATGCATTAATATTAAAAAAAAATAGTTCTGTAATATTGAATTATAAAGAAGTTAATCCAATTTTCTTTTTTGAAAATGCTCCTCCTCATATTTTAAGTCAAATTTATAATGAAAATATCAAGATAAAGCATCTTTCTATCGGTTTAAAAAAAATTATGAAAAAAAGCAATTGGATTTTAATAGAAGGGGCTGGTGGATGGTATACCCCTTTATCTTATACAAACACTTTTTCAGATTGGGTTAAAAAAGAAAAATTGATTGTGATCATTGTTGTTGGAATTAAATTAGGATGTATAAATCATGCTATCTTGACAGAAAAAGCTATTCTTTCTGAGAAATTAAAATGTGCAGGTTGGATTGCTAATAATATCATGCCTGAAGATAAATATAATTTATATTACATCCAAACTTTGCTAAAATATATTAAGTCTCCACTATTAGGCGTGGTTCCTTATTTAAGGAATAAGGATCGAATAAATTTAAAAAAAATAAAAATTAAATTACCTAAATAA
- the ispG gene encoding flavodoxin-dependent (E)-4-hydroxy-3-methylbut-2-enyl-diphosphate synthase, which produces MKKCKIITRRKSNRIYVGKVPIGKNAPISVQSMTNTHTENIPETVKQILDLKKVGVDIVRVSIPNLESAKSFREIRKQVKIPLIADIHFDYRLALKSIKYGADCLRINPGNIGNKKRVSEIVNAAKDKNIPIRIGVNSGSLEKDILNKYGTPTPEALVESAIRHVEYFDSLNFNTFKVSVKSSDVFLAVEAYRILAQKIIQPLHIGITEAGGLRTGTVKSSIGLSCLLLQGIGDTIRISLAANPIEEVKVGYDILKTLSIRSRGVNFIACPTCSRQEFDVINTVNQLEKKLEDISTPIDVSIIGCIVNGIGEAKIATLGLTGGHKKSALYKDGIRQKNKIKNEEIIEQMEMQIRKIAKNKFLKK; this is translated from the coding sequence ATGAAAAAATGTAAAATTATTACTCGAAGAAAATCTAATCGTATTTATGTTGGAAAAGTTCCGATTGGGAAAAATGCGCCTATTTCAGTACAGTCAATGACTAATACTCATACAGAAAATATTCCAGAAACTGTTAAACAAATTTTAGATTTAAAAAAAGTAGGTGTTGATATTGTCCGTGTTTCTATACCTAATTTAGAATCTGCTAAATCATTTAGAGAAATTAGAAAGCAGGTAAAAATTCCATTAATTGCAGACATACATTTTGATTACAGATTAGCTCTAAAATCAATAAAATATGGTGCAGACTGTTTAAGAATAAATCCTGGTAATATTGGAAATAAAAAAAGAGTATCAGAAATTGTAAATGCTGCAAAGGACAAAAACATACCAATTCGTATAGGTGTTAACTCGGGATCATTAGAAAAAGACATATTAAATAAATATGGAACTCCTACTCCAGAGGCTTTAGTAGAATCAGCTATAAGACATGTTGAATACTTTGATTCTTTAAATTTTAATACATTCAAAGTAAGTGTTAAATCCTCTGATGTTTTTTTAGCTGTTGAAGCATATCGAATATTAGCACAAAAAATTATACAACCTTTACATATTGGAATAACAGAAGCTGGTGGTTTAAGAACTGGAACAGTAAAATCTTCTATTGGACTTTCATGTTTATTATTACAAGGTATTGGTGATACAATACGGATTTCATTAGCAGCAAACCCAATTGAAGAAGTAAAAGTAGGTTATGATATTTTAAAAACTTTGTCCATACGATCTAGAGGAGTTAATTTTATTGCTTGTCCTACTTGTTCTAGACAAGAATTTGATGTGATTAATACAGTTAATCAATTAGAAAAAAAATTAGAAGATATTTCTACTCCTATAGATGTGTCAATTATTGGGTGTATTGTTAATGGTATAGGAGAAGCTAAAATAGCAACATTAGGATTAACAGGAGGACATAAAAAAAGTGCGTTATATAAAGATGGAATACGTCAAAAAAATAAAATAAAAAATGAAGAAATTATTGAACAAATGGAAATGCAAATTAGAAAAATAGCAAAAAATAAATTTTTAAAAAAATAA
- the rlmN gene encoding 23S rRNA (adenine(2503)-C(2))-methyltransferase RlmN has product MKNNVKILNTPNDKINLLNLNPQDLYFFLDSLGEKKFSVKQIMNWIYKHYCNDFNKMLNLSIKTRKKLNEKSYIFASEFLEEKISSDGTIKWITEINDQKIETVYIPEKKRSTLCISSQIGCALKCDFCATGKQGFNRNLKVSEIIAQIWQANKKLKQKNIKNCITNIVFMGMGEPLLNLNNVVSALKIILDEYGFALSKRRITVSTSGIVPALDKMKNMIDVSLAISLHASNDAIRNTIMPINKKYNIKSILNSALKYLKHSKANRGGITIEYVMLKGVNDSNKNANELSFLLHKIPSKINLIPLNPFLGSSFLSSDINRINIFADILRRKGFTTVIRKNRGEDINAACGQLTGNITNRFKN; this is encoded by the coding sequence ATGAAAAACAACGTGAAGATATTAAATACTCCAAATGATAAAATTAATTTATTAAATTTAAATCCTCAAGATTTATATTTTTTTCTTGATTCTTTAGGAGAAAAAAAATTTTCTGTAAAACAAATTATGAATTGGATTTATAAACATTATTGTAATGATTTTAATAAGATGCTTAATCTTAGTATAAAAACAAGAAAAAAGTTAAATGAAAAATCTTATATTTTTGCATCTGAATTTCTAGAAGAAAAAATTTCTTCTGATGGTACTATAAAATGGATTACAGAAATTAATGATCAAAAAATTGAAACAGTTTATATTCCAGAAAAAAAACGTTCTACACTTTGTATTTCTTCACAAATAGGCTGTGCTTTAAAATGTGATTTTTGTGCTACTGGAAAACAAGGTTTTAATCGAAATTTAAAAGTTTCTGAAATTATTGCTCAAATTTGGCAAGCAAATAAAAAATTAAAACAAAAAAATATCAAAAATTGTATTACTAATATAGTTTTTATGGGTATGGGTGAACCTTTATTAAATTTAAATAATGTTGTCTCTGCTTTAAAAATAATATTAGATGAATATGGTTTTGCTTTATCTAAACGTCGTATTACTGTATCTACTTCTGGTATAGTACCGGCTTTAGATAAAATGAAAAATATGATTGATGTCTCTTTAGCTATTTCTCTGCACGCATCTAATGATGCCATTCGTAATACTATTATGCCAATCAATAAAAAATATAATATAAAATCAATTTTAAATTCAGCATTAAAATATTTAAAACATTCAAAAGCTAATCGGGGTGGAATAACAATAGAATATGTTATGTTAAAAGGAGTTAATGATTCTAATAAAAATGCAAATGAGTTAAGTTTTTTACTACATAAAATACCTAGTAAAATTAATCTTATCCCTTTAAATCCTTTTTTAGGTTCATCTTTTTTATCTAGTGATATTAATAGAATTAATATCTTTGCAGATATTTTAAGAAGAAAAGGATTTACGACTGTAATTCGAAAAAACAGGGGAGAAGATATTAATGCGGCATGTGGTCAGTTAACTGGAAATATAACTAATCGTTTTAAAAATTAG
- a CDS encoding inositol monophosphatase family protein → MHPMLNIAIRAVRKGGNIIIQNYDTQKFMKEDIEKNKIFIKNIMYKTYKIISEIIYKSYPRHIILNKNENIIFKKNEKTTIWIINELDGKKNFIKNFPHFCISIAVIVKKKTEISVIYDPLRNDLFTAVKGQGSQLNGYRTRCSSINTLKYTTVAVNLPNHIYDQSFYYFEIYKKLILCGISFRSTGSTVLDLAYVAAGRIDCLFDFNLNPSNFIAGKLQVREAGCLISDFTGGHENNNCHSGNLTSSPKIIRLITEKIRECYV, encoded by the coding sequence ATGCATCCGATGTTAAATATTGCGATTCGTGCAGTACGAAAAGGAGGAAACATTATTATTCAAAACTATGATACACAAAAATTCATGAAAGAAGATATAGAAAAAAACAAAATATTTATAAAAAATATCATGTATAAAACATATAAAATAATTAGTGAAATTATTTACAAATCTTATCCTCGTCATATTATTTTAAATAAAAATGAAAATATAATTTTTAAAAAAAATGAAAAAACTACTATCTGGATTATTAATGAACTAGATGGAAAGAAAAATTTTATTAAAAATTTTCCACATTTCTGTATTTCTATTGCTGTAATTGTAAAAAAAAAGACGGAAATTTCCGTAATATATGATCCTTTGAGAAATGATTTGTTTACTGCCGTAAAAGGACAAGGATCTCAGTTAAATGGATATAGAACAAGATGCAGTAGTATTAACACTTTAAAATATACTACAGTTGCCGTTAATCTACCTAATCATATTTATGATCAATCATTTTACTATTTTGAAATATATAAAAAATTAATTTTATGTGGAATTTCTTTTAGATCCACTGGTTCTACAGTACTTGATTTGGCTTATGTCGCAGCCGGAAGAATAGATTGTTTATTTGACTTTAATCTAAATCCTAGTAATTTTATAGCAGGAAAGTTACAAGTAAGAGAAGCGGGTTGCTTAATTAGTGATTTTACAGGAGGACATGAAAACAATAATTGTCATTCTGGAAATCTAACTAGCAGCCCAAAAATCATTAGGTTAATTACTGAAAAAATACGCGAATGCTATGTTTAA
- the glyA gene encoding serine hydroxymethyltransferase, with product MFNNKILFSKYDPELWAAIEKEKKRQENHIELIASENYTSNYVMDAQGSQLTNKYAEGYPGKRYYGGCKYIDIIEELAINRAKKLFHADYANVQPHSGSQANFAVYTALINPGDTILGMKLSHGGHLTHGSHVNFSGKIYNVISYGVDKYGDIDYKELLVLTKKHKPKIIIGGFSAYSGICDWKKIREIADEVNAFFVVDMAHIAGLVAAGIYPSPINYAHVVTSTTHKTLAGPRGGLILAKNGNDILYKKLDLSVFPGAQGGPLMHVIAGKAIAFKEALEEKFRTYQKQIIKNAKIMAKIFLEKGYKIVSGGTYNHLFLIDLSDKKITGKDADIALGKANITVNKNTVPNDLKSPFITSGIRIGTPAVTRRGFKEKEISEVSNWMISVLNNIHNYDNILTIKHKVLKLCSKYPVYK from the coding sequence ATGTTTAATAATAAAATATTATTTTCAAAATATGATCCAGAATTATGGGCTGCAATAGAAAAAGAAAAAAAAAGACAGGAAAATCATATAGAATTAATTGCATCAGAAAATTATACCAGTAATTACGTTATGGATGCTCAAGGATCACAATTAACTAATAAATACGCAGAAGGATATCCTGGAAAACGCTATTATGGTGGTTGTAAATATATAGATATAATTGAAGAATTAGCGATTAATCGTGCAAAAAAATTATTTCATGCTGATTATGCGAATGTTCAACCTCATTCTGGTTCTCAAGCTAACTTTGCCGTTTATACAGCATTAATAAATCCTGGTGATACAATATTAGGTATGAAACTATCACATGGAGGTCATTTAACTCATGGATCTCATGTTAATTTTTCAGGAAAAATATATAATGTAATTTCATATGGAGTTGATAAATATGGTGACATTGATTATAAAGAACTATTAGTTTTAACTAAAAAACATAAACCAAAGATAATTATTGGTGGTTTTTCAGCATATTCTGGGATTTGCGATTGGAAGAAAATACGTGAAATTGCAGATGAAGTAAATGCTTTTTTTGTTGTAGATATGGCTCATATTGCTGGTTTAGTAGCAGCAGGAATTTATCCAAGTCCAATCAATTATGCACATGTAGTTACGAGTACCACCCATAAAACTTTAGCAGGCCCTCGAGGAGGATTGATTTTAGCTAAAAATGGGAATGATATTTTATATAAAAAATTAGATTTATCTGTTTTTCCAGGTGCACAAGGAGGGCCACTTATGCATGTAATTGCGGGAAAAGCTATAGCTTTTAAAGAAGCTTTAGAAGAAAAATTTCGAACATATCAGAAACAAATAATAAAAAACGCTAAAATTATGGCCAAAATTTTTTTAGAAAAGGGATATAAAATAGTATCAGGAGGAACTTATAATCATTTATTTTTAATTGACTTAAGTGATAAAAAAATAACCGGAAAAGATGCTGATATTGCTTTAGGAAAAGCTAATATAACTGTTAATAAAAACACTGTTCCTAATGATTTAAAGAGTCCTTTTATTACTTCAGGAATACGGATTGGAACACCTGCAGTTACTAGACGAGGTTTTAAAGAAAAAGAAATTTCCGAAGTATCTAATTGGATGATTAGTGTTTTAAATAATATTCATAATTATGATAATATTTTAACTATTAAACATAAAGTGTTAAAATTATGTTCAAAATATCCTGTTTATAAATAA
- the bioB gene encoding biotin synthase BioB yields MKKKWTLDETKALFNKPFFDLIFEAQKQHRKNFNPNTIQISTLLSIKTGACPEDCKYCPQSSRYKTGLKKEPLLKIETILNAAKKAKASGSSRFCMGAAWKNPKDKDMPYLEKIIKKIKSMGMETCMTLGTLNTLQAKKLASAGLDFYNHNLDTSSRFYSSIITTRTYQERLDTLNIVRSAGMKICSGGIIGLGEKIQDRMELLMELSNFSIHPESVPINMLVKIPGTPMENNKNIEPFDFIRIIAAARIMMPKSYIRLSAGRKNMNDQTQAMCFMAGANSIFYGCKLLTANNPEEKNDLKLLQKLNLHPEYKKEIISKKNSDNLIIQGSKIKKDQYYNAAIF; encoded by the coding sequence ATGAAAAAAAAATGGACTCTAGATGAAACAAAAGCACTTTTCAATAAACCATTTTTTGATCTTATTTTTGAAGCTCAAAAACAACATAGAAAAAATTTTAATCCAAATACTATACAAATAAGTACATTACTTTCGATAAAAACAGGAGCCTGTCCCGAAGATTGTAAATATTGTCCACAAAGTTCTAGATATAAAACAGGTTTAAAAAAAGAACCTTTACTAAAAATAGAAACAATTCTTAATGCAGCAAAAAAAGCAAAAGCTTCTGGTTCTAGTAGATTTTGTATGGGTGCTGCATGGAAAAATCCAAAAGACAAAGATATGCCTTATTTAGAAAAGATTATTAAAAAAATTAAGTCAATGGGAATGGAAACTTGTATGACTTTAGGTACTTTAAATACTCTACAAGCGAAAAAATTAGCTTCTGCAGGTTTAGATTTCTACAATCATAATTTAGATACATCTTCTAGGTTTTACAGTAGTATTATTACTACTCGTACATATCAAGAAAGATTAGATACATTAAATATAGTTCGAAGTGCTGGTATGAAAATTTGTTCTGGAGGTATTATAGGTTTAGGAGAAAAAATACAAGATCGTATGGAATTGTTAATGGAACTCTCTAATTTTTCTATTCATCCAGAAAGTGTTCCTATTAACATGTTAGTGAAAATTCCAGGAACACCGATGGAAAACAATAAAAATATAGAACCATTTGATTTTATTCGTATTATAGCTGCTGCTCGCATTATGATGCCAAAATCTTATATTAGATTATCTGCCGGACGTAAAAATATGAATGATCAAACTCAAGCTATGTGTTTTATGGCTGGTGCAAATTCTATTTTTTATGGATGTAAATTACTTACTGCAAATAATCCAGAAGAAAAAAATGATTTAAAGTTATTACAAAAATTAAATTTACATCCTGAATATAAAAAAGAAATTATATCAAAGAAAAACAGTGATAATTTGATTATTCAAGGATCAAAGATCAAAAAAGATCAATACTATAATGCAGCAATATTTTAA
- the topA gene encoding type I DNA topoisomerase gives MQKSLVIVESPAKAKTINQYLGCKYIVKSSIGHVRDLLTKKNKKKDKTKKSTSNSTEQDTLIHQIGIDPYQNWKAEYHILPGKEKIVSELKNIAKKVDCIYLATDLDREGEAIAWHLKKVIGGDSSKFRRVVFNEITKRAIKNAFKNVSHINMNRVNAQQARRFMDRIVGYMISPLLWKKISRGLSAGRVQSVAVRIISEREHVIKNFIPEEYWKLSISLIFEEKKNIIVDVTHYKNKIFRPTNKKELDIAIEKIKKSCFIVKNREDKILYRTSPPPFITSTLQQSSSLRLGFSVKKTMFLAQKLYEEGYITYMRTDSTFLSKHAVKKVRTYIKNFYGDHYLPKEPNIYSNIQNSQEAHEAIRPSDVKIKNVNSSNLNSDAQKLYRLIWNQFIASQMSSARYQSTAIIIIANEFKLQKNEKIVIFEGWTKILKEEKSIISDIASLKIGSLLLYNKIIPIQKFTKPLPRFNEASLVRQLEKKGIGRPSTYAAITSKIQEKGYIKIKKNQLYAEKMGQIITVRLKKNFSNLLDYNFTAHMEKKLDQIAENKIQWKHVLNSFFEDFSKKLEQAKKSPEEGGMEPNIIVMTSFECPVCYKNMGIKNAITGVFLSCSGYNSEPKQRCKQTINLIPLNEFNQNQKEEKTKKINRCEKCKMAMDSYFINKTLKLHICINNPSCIGYKIEKGDFNSPVYLSKIIQCEKCDSNMILKTGRFGKFFLCINKECKNTRKILSNGEISDPKLEPIPFPELLCEKSNAWFVLREGVSGIFFAANTFPKSRETRSPFVEELAKFQHLLPQKILYLASAPLIDDKGNKTIVCFNRNIKQYYIGSKKEGKFTGWSAVFINQKWCILKKN, from the coding sequence ATGCAAAAATCTCTTGTTATAGTTGAGTCTCCAGCAAAAGCAAAAACTATAAATCAATATTTAGGTTGTAAATATATAGTTAAATCTAGCATAGGACACGTACGAGATTTACTTACTAAAAAAAACAAAAAAAAAGATAAAACTAAAAAATCTACTTCTAATTCTACTGAACAAGATACTTTAATACATCAGATAGGAATAGATCCTTATCAAAACTGGAAAGCTGAATATCATATTTTACCTGGTAAAGAAAAAATAGTTTCTGAATTAAAAAATATTGCTAAAAAAGTTGATTGTATATATCTAGCTACAGATCTAGATCGAGAAGGAGAAGCGATAGCTTGGCATTTAAAGAAAGTCATTGGAGGCGATTCTTCTAAATTTAGACGTGTGGTGTTTAATGAAATAACGAAACGTGCGATAAAAAATGCATTTAAAAATGTAAGTCATATAAACATGAATCGAGTAAATGCTCAGCAAGCACGTCGATTTATGGATCGTATTGTAGGTTATATGATATCACCTTTGTTATGGAAAAAAATTTCGAGAGGTTTATCTGCAGGACGTGTTCAATCTGTAGCAGTTCGTATAATATCAGAACGCGAACATGTAATAAAAAATTTTATACCAGAAGAATATTGGAAATTAAGTATATCTCTTATTTTTGAAGAGAAAAAAAATATTATTGTAGATGTGACTCATTATAAAAATAAAATATTTCGTCCAACAAACAAAAAAGAATTAGATATCGCTATAGAAAAAATTAAAAAATCATGTTTTATTGTTAAAAATCGTGAAGATAAAATATTGTATAGAACATCACCACCTCCTTTTATAACTTCTACTTTACAGCAATCATCTAGTCTACGTTTAGGATTTAGTGTAAAAAAAACAATGTTTTTAGCACAAAAATTATATGAAGAAGGTTATATAACTTACATGAGAACTGATTCTACTTTTCTCAGTAAACATGCTGTTAAAAAAGTTCGAACATATATAAAAAATTTTTATGGAGATCATTATCTACCTAAAGAACCTAACATTTATTCTAATATACAAAATTCTCAAGAAGCTCATGAAGCTATTCGACCATCTGATGTTAAGATAAAAAATGTAAATTCAAGTAATTTAAATTCAGATGCTCAAAAATTATATAGACTTATTTGGAATCAATTTATAGCATCTCAAATGTCATCAGCAAGATATCAATCTACTGCTATTATAATTATAGCTAACGAATTTAAATTACAAAAAAATGAAAAAATAGTAATATTTGAAGGTTGGACAAAAATTTTAAAAGAAGAAAAAAGTATAATTTCTGACATTGCTTCACTAAAAATAGGAAGTTTATTATTGTATAATAAAATTATACCTATTCAAAAATTTACTAAACCTTTACCTCGCTTTAATGAAGCCTCTTTAGTACGTCAATTAGAAAAAAAAGGTATAGGAAGACCTTCTACTTATGCGGCAATTACATCAAAAATACAAGAAAAAGGATATATAAAAATAAAAAAAAATCAATTATATGCAGAAAAAATGGGTCAGATTATTACTGTTCGATTGAAAAAAAATTTCAGTAATTTGCTTGATTATAATTTTACGGCTCATATGGAAAAGAAACTTGATCAAATAGCTGAAAATAAAATTCAATGGAAACATGTTCTTAATTCTTTTTTTGAAGATTTTTCTAAAAAATTAGAACAAGCAAAAAAAAGTCCAGAAGAAGGAGGAATGGAACCAAATATTATTGTTATGACATCATTTGAGTGTCCTGTGTGTTATAAAAACATGGGAATAAAAAATGCCATAACTGGTGTTTTTCTGAGTTGTTCAGGATATAATTCTGAACCAAAACAGCGTTGTAAACAAACTATAAATCTTATACCATTAAATGAGTTTAATCAAAATCAAAAAGAAGAAAAAACAAAAAAAATTAATCGATGTGAAAAATGCAAAATGGCTATGGATAGTTATTTTATTAATAAAACACTAAAGTTACATATTTGTATTAACAATCCTAGCTGTATTGGTTATAAAATTGAAAAAGGAGATTTTAATAGTCCTGTTTATTTGTCTAAAATAATTCAATGTGAAAAATGTGATAGTAATATGATATTAAAAACTGGTCGATTTGGAAAATTTTTTCTTTGTATAAACAAAGAATGTAAAAATACAAGAAAAATTTTATCTAATGGGGAAATATCAGATCCGAAATTAGAACCTATTCCCTTTCCAGAGTTATTATGTGAAAAATCTAATGCATGGTTTGTTTTACGAGAAGGAGTATCTGGTATTTTTTTTGCTGCAAATACTTTTCCCAAATCTCGTGAAACTAGATCTCCTTTTGTAGAAGAACTTGCTAAATTTCAACATTTGTTACCACAAAAAATACTCTATTTAGCGAGTGCTCCTCTAATTGATGATAAAGGAAATAAAACTATAGTTTGTTTTAATAGAAATATTAAACAATATTATATTGGTTCTAAAAAAGAAGGAAAATTTACAGGTTGGTCAGCTGTTTTTATTAATCAAAAATGGTGTATTTTAAAAAAAAACTAA